The window GCAAGTTGGAATGATTAATCTGGCCTTTGAACTCGCATACAAGCAAAATTCAAATGTCTCCGCCATGCCATTTGCCGAATGCTCAGCCATGAGCCAGGGATATATCGGATTTCATTTGCAAAATGCCCTGCAAAATACGTTCATGGAGCAAGGAATGACGACACATGTATCAACAGCCATCACCCAGGTCATTGTTGATCAGCATGATCCGGCTTTCCAGCACCCAACCAAACCTGTTGGCCTATTTTACTCGGAAGAGGAAGCTAATGAGATCGGACAGGAGAGAGGTTACACCTTTGTCGAGGACTCAGGAAGAGGCTTTAGGCGCGTGGTTCCTTCACCCGAGCCAGTTGATATCAAGGAAAAAGGGACGATCCGCTGCCTTATGGAAAACGGAGACGTCGTTATTGCCTGTGGAGGAGGGGGGATTCCCGTATGTCGCGAAGAAGGTATGCTTCACAGTGTTGACGCAGTGATCGACAAAGATAAAGCAGCAGCCAAGCTGGCAGATGTTATCAATGCGGACACATTCGTTGTCCTGACGGCGGTGCCCCGTGTTGCCATCAATTTTGGCACACCCGACCAAAAATGGTTGGAGCGTATCACCGTTGACGAAGCCAATCGATATATTGGAGAAGGACACTTTGCCCCAGGGTCTATGCTGCCAAAAGTCGAGGCGGCTATCAAGTTCGTTAAATCCGGACTAGGCCGGGAAGCCATCATTACATCTTTGGAGAATGCGTATAAAGCGGTCACCGAAGATAATGGTACGATAATCTGTTCTGAATGAATCGAGCAGGAAAGGTGATTCAAATGTAGAATCACCTAACGATACAATCATGTAAATATGTAATCAACTGCTAAAGTGATTGTGAAAGTCAATCGCTTTAGCAGTTGTGTTATCAAAGGAGATTGAATGAGATGTATAAAGAATTGAATACTTCAGTGTGTACACTAATGACGCCAGGTCCCGTTGAAGTTGAACCAAGAGTGCTCAGAGCCATGTGTACTTCCATATTGGGGCAGTTTGACCCTGAGTTTACCGAGCTTATGAATCAAACAATGGAAATGCTTAGAACTGTTTTTCAGACTAAGAACCATTGGGCTTTTCCTATTGATGGTACTTCAAGGGCTGGTATCGAAGCCGTTCTCTGTAGCATTATTGAACCTGGAGACCGGGTGTTAATTCCGATTTATGGCCGCTTCGGTCATTTGCTTACGGAAATCGCCGAGAGGTATGGCGCTGATGTTGCCAATATTGAAACAGATTGGGGACAGGTCTTTGATCCTCAAGTGGTGATTCAAGAAATACGGAAAGTTAAACCGAAAATTGTGGCCATGGTCCATGGAGAAACTTCAACGGGGTGCATGCAACCATTAAAAGAAATTGGTGAAGCGTGCCGTGAATTAGATATTTTATTCGTAGTTGATGCAGTTGCCACAATTGGCGGAACAGCCGTAAAGGTTGATGAATGGAAAATTGATGCTGCCATTGGTGGTACCCAAAAGTGCTTATCTGTTCCATCTGGCATGGCACCAATTACTTTTAATTCGCGGGTGGAGGCTGTATTATTACAGCGTAAGAAAATTGAAAGAGGTTTAACAGATGCGAGTGAACCGCAAAACCAGCAAGCAAGGTTAATCCGTAGCAACTATTTTGACCTTAGTCAACTTATGGATTACTGGAGTCCGGTTCGTCTAAATCATCACACGGAAGCGACTTCCATGTTGTATGCTCTGCGTGAAGGATTGCGAATTGTATTAGAGGAAGGGCTTGAAGCGAGATTCGTTAGGCATAAATTACATGAAAAGGCACTGGTTCAAGGTATTCAGGCTATGGGACTGAAGATTTATGGTGATCCAAATTGCAAGCTTCCTGTAGTGACATCAATCACTATACCAGATGGAATCGATGGTGAATCAGTTCGTCGTATGTTACTGC is drawn from Pelosinus sp. IPA-1 and contains these coding sequences:
- a CDS encoding alanine--glyoxylate aminotransferase family protein, which gives rise to MYKELNTSVCTLMTPGPVEVEPRVLRAMCTSILGQFDPEFTELMNQTMEMLRTVFQTKNHWAFPIDGTSRAGIEAVLCSIIEPGDRVLIPIYGRFGHLLTEIAERYGADVANIETDWGQVFDPQVVIQEIRKVKPKIVAMVHGETSTGCMQPLKEIGEACRELDILFVVDAVATIGGTAVKVDEWKIDAAIGGTQKCLSVPSGMAPITFNSRVEAVLLQRKKIERGLTDASEPQNQQARLIRSNYFDLSQLMDYWSPVRLNHHTEATSMLYALREGLRIVLEEGLEARFVRHKLHEKALVQGIQAMGLKIYGDPNCKLPVVTSITIPDGIDGESVRRMLLQDFQIEIASSFGPLKGKIWRIGSMGYSCRKKNILHVLGALEAVLIRHKVKVCAGDAVQAALDIYQKEE
- the arcC gene encoding carbamate kinase: MNKQLVIALGGNALGNTPDEQKQAVLTAASHIVNLVKDGYKIVIVHGNGPQVGMINLAFELAYKQNSNVSAMPFAECSAMSQGYIGFHLQNALQNTFMEQGMTTHVSTAITQVIVDQHDPAFQHPTKPVGLFYSEEEANEIGQERGYTFVEDSGRGFRRVVPSPEPVDIKEKGTIRCLMENGDVVIACGGGGIPVCREEGMLHSVDAVIDKDKAAAKLADVINADTFVVLTAVPRVAINFGTPDQKWLERITVDEANRYIGEGHFAPGSMLPKVEAAIKFVKSGLGREAIITSLENAYKAVTEDNGTIICSE